In the Brassica napus cultivar Da-Ae chromosome A7, Da-Ae, whole genome shotgun sequence genome, one interval contains:
- the LOC106355312 gene encoding putative ethylene-responsive transcription factor ERF121, whose product MNYYQFDPTRMNNSENVQSYVQNENFTPVSQPSYLTRDQEHEIIVSTLRQVISSPGGDTSSSNWIASEALPPPDAGPCPICGVTGCYGCAFPRPAEIKKEKKHKGVRKKPSGKWSAEIWDPSIKARRWLGTFPTYDMAVQSYEEAEYEIAGRRSA is encoded by the exons ATGAATTATTATCAGTTTGATCCCACGAGAATGAATAATTCAGAAAATGTTCAATCTTATGTTCAAAACGAAAATTTCACCCCTGTTTCACAACCATCTTACTTGACAAGAGATCAAGAGCATGAGATCATCGTCTCTACTCTGAGACAAGTGATATCCAGCCCCGGTGGTGACACTTCTTCATCAAACTGGATCGCTAGTGAAGCTCTTCCGCCTCCGGACGCTGGCCCTTGTCCTATCTGTGGTGTCACCGGTTGCTACGGCTGCGCTTTCCCACGGCCCGCAGAGataaagaaggagaagaagcacAAAGGAGTGAGGAAGAAGCCATCAG GTAAATGGTCGGCTGAGATATGGGATCCAAGTATAAAGGCAAGGAGGTGGCTTGGAACGTTTCCCACCTATGATATGGCAGTGCAGTCTTATGAAGAAGCAGAATATGAAATTGCTGGAAGAAGGTCGGCGTGA
- the LOC106356501 gene encoding putative B3 domain-containing protein At5g66980 isoform X2 has product MVETSEKTPSPSSSSHGRKDLEFFKVYLPEFSSHQLVIPQAFINILDKPLPKKVVLVDEIGRLWDVETKIGVVVFRQGWEKFANEHSLEFGDFLLFRYNGESRFDVTIFAKDGCKKDLDRFRVSVEKEPVLVKPVGISIKPEPWEDCGKRVMQNRKRVSVREEASVFGEIEPVHQRNTRKKVNRSRDPREMSWVPEKKHKGSEEPVYKPKNPHFVRNIAVGSLRLLEIPTTFLKANGIELEEGQDIELCDENGKKWPLKIEKHGRGCIFSYDSWLCFCESHNLRNPNKCLFEFIVSSNGTCSQILVRIFRGTLLTTATKSGYHVLPM; this is encoded by the exons atggTTGAAACTAGTGAGAAGACtccttctccatcttcttcctctcatgGGCGTAAAGACTTGGAGTTTTTCAAGGTTTATCTTCCCGAGTTCAGCTCTCACCAACTG GTGATACCTCAAGCATTCATAAACATCTTAGATAAGCCATTACCTAAAAAAGTGGTATTAGTAGATGAGATCGGACGGTTATGGGATGTGGAGACAAAGATTGGTGTTGTTGTTTTCAGACAAGGTTGGGAAAAATTTGCAAACGAACATTCTCTTGAGTTTGGAGACTTTCTTTTGTTTAGATACAACGGCGAGTCTAGATTTGACGTCACGATTTTCGCCAAAGACGGATGTAAAAAAGACCTagatagatttagggtttctgtTGAGAAAGAACCGGTTCTCGTTAAACCTGTGGGTATTTCTATCAAACCGGAACCTTGGGAAGACTGTGGCAAGAGGGTCATGCAGAATCGTAAACGCGTTTCGGTTAGAGAGGAGGCTAGTGTTTTTGGTGAGATTGAACCGGTCCACCAAAGAAATACTAGGAAAAAGGTTAACCGGTCTAGAG ATCCTCGTGAGATGTCATGGGTTCCTGAGAAGAAACACAAAGGATCTGAAGAACCGGTTTATAAACCCAAGAATCCGCATTTTGTGAGGAATATTGCAGTCGGTTCACTTCGTTTACTG GAAATACCGACAACTTTTCTGAAAGCGAACGGGATCGAGCTGGAGGAAGGCCAAGACATCGAGCTTTGTGATGAAAATGGAAAGAAATGGCCACTGAAGATTGAGAAACACGGTAGAGGATGCATATTCTCATATGATTCGTGGTTGTGTTTCTGTGAAAGCCATAACTTGAGGAATCCCAATAAGTGTTTGTTTGAGTTTATTGTGTCAAGTAATGGGACATGCAGCCAGATTCTAGTTCGTATATTCCGTGGGACGTTGCTTACTACTGCTACCAAAAGTGGTTACCACGTTCTTCCTATGTAA
- the LOC106356501 gene encoding putative B3 domain-containing protein At5g66980 isoform X1: MVETSEKTPSPSSSSHGRKDLEFFKVYLPEFSSHQLVCSYVISFSSLGLKYSFFSWKLINIKINVQVIPQAFINILDKPLPKKVVLVDEIGRLWDVETKIGVVVFRQGWEKFANEHSLEFGDFLLFRYNGESRFDVTIFAKDGCKKDLDRFRVSVEKEPVLVKPVGISIKPEPWEDCGKRVMQNRKRVSVREEASVFGEIEPVHQRNTRKKVNRSRDPREMSWVPEKKHKGSEEPVYKPKNPHFVRNIAVGSLRLLEIPTTFLKANGIELEEGQDIELCDENGKKWPLKIEKHGRGCIFSYDSWLCFCESHNLRNPNKCLFEFIVSSNGTCSQILVRIFRGTLLTTATKSGYHVLPM; encoded by the exons atggTTGAAACTAGTGAGAAGACtccttctccatcttcttcctctcatgGGCGTAAAGACTTGGAGTTTTTCAAGGTTTATCTTCCCGAGTTCAGCTCTCACCAACTGGTATGTTCCTATGttatctctttttcttctctaggacttaaatattcttttttctcttggaaactaattaatatcaaaattaacgTGCAGGTGATACCTCAAGCATTCATAAACATCTTAGATAAGCCATTACCTAAAAAAGTGGTATTAGTAGATGAGATCGGACGGTTATGGGATGTGGAGACAAAGATTGGTGTTGTTGTTTTCAGACAAGGTTGGGAAAAATTTGCAAACGAACATTCTCTTGAGTTTGGAGACTTTCTTTTGTTTAGATACAACGGCGAGTCTAGATTTGACGTCACGATTTTCGCCAAAGACGGATGTAAAAAAGACCTagatagatttagggtttctgtTGAGAAAGAACCGGTTCTCGTTAAACCTGTGGGTATTTCTATCAAACCGGAACCTTGGGAAGACTGTGGCAAGAGGGTCATGCAGAATCGTAAACGCGTTTCGGTTAGAGAGGAGGCTAGTGTTTTTGGTGAGATTGAACCGGTCCACCAAAGAAATACTAGGAAAAAGGTTAACCGGTCTAGAG ATCCTCGTGAGATGTCATGGGTTCCTGAGAAGAAACACAAAGGATCTGAAGAACCGGTTTATAAACCCAAGAATCCGCATTTTGTGAGGAATATTGCAGTCGGTTCACTTCGTTTACTG GAAATACCGACAACTTTTCTGAAAGCGAACGGGATCGAGCTGGAGGAAGGCCAAGACATCGAGCTTTGTGATGAAAATGGAAAGAAATGGCCACTGAAGATTGAGAAACACGGTAGAGGATGCATATTCTCATATGATTCGTGGTTGTGTTTCTGTGAAAGCCATAACTTGAGGAATCCCAATAAGTGTTTGTTTGAGTTTATTGTGTCAAGTAATGGGACATGCAGCCAGATTCTAGTTCGTATATTCCGTGGGACGTTGCTTACTACTGCTACCAAAAGTGGTTACCACGTTCTTCCTATGTAA
- the LOC106358358 gene encoding dof zinc finger protein DOF5.8: MPSDVNESRRLTKIPHGGAAADQQDQLPCPRCESTNTKFCYYNNYNFSQPRHFCKACRRYWTHGGTLRDIPVGGVSRKSSKRSRTCSSVAVSAAVGSREFPLQATPVLFPPPSSNNGDVTAAKGSASSVYGGFTSLLSYNAAASRNGPGGGFNGLEGFGLGLGHGSYFDNVRFGQGITVWPFSSSATDATSAVTSHVGPIPATWQFEGPESKVGFVSGDY; this comes from the coding sequence ATGCCTTCTGATGTCAACGAGTCGCGTCGATTAACTAAGATACCTCACGGAGGAGCTGCGGCGGATCAGCAAGACCAGCTTCCTTGTCCTCGCTGTGAATCAACCAACACCAAGTTCTGCTACTACAACAACTACAACTTCTCGCAGCCTCGCCATTTCTGCAAAGCTTGTCGTCGTTACTGGACTCACGGTGGTACTCTCCGTGACATTCCCGTCGGCGGCGTTTCCCGTAAAAGCTCCAAACGCTCTCGAACTTGCTCCTCCGTCGCTGTTTCCGCCGCCGTCGGAAGCCGGGAGTTCCCCTTACAAGCGACGCCTGTTCTCTTCCCTCCTCCGTCATCTAACAACGGTGATGTTACGGCGGCGAAGGGAAGCGCGTCGTCGGTCTACGGCGGGTTCACCTCTCTGCTCAGCTACAACGCCGCCGCAAGCAGAAATGGGCCTGGTGGCGGGTTTAATGGGCTGGAAGGGTTTGGACTTGGGCTTGGTCACGGGTCGTATTTCGACAACGTCAGGTTTGGACAAGGGATAACGGTCTGGCCGTTTTCGAGTAGCGCTACTGATGCTACGTCAGCTGTTACAAGCCACGTGGGTCCAATACCGGCGACGTGGCAGTTCGAAGGACCAGAGAGCAAAGTGGGGTTCGTGTCTGGAGACTACTAA
- the BNAA07G12240D gene encoding autophagy-related protein 101 isoform X1 yields MNCEVCQLKELEVESFEIREVLRCILHTIVFHRALGLIRPKDIDLELFEITYVQCGEIEVEKKIDETIEHFISWIDKHPNKRSPICVSFYEVKSKQPSWFNNKQRSYWEQWYVNLNVLHQTKSPSHHSKLVMDTGEANEERSSRRTLLEQSLQEVLFQIIKFVNEKKDHVPPINDGVIYCPFEITMPSSSDSTFGMDIFKRMLHSGGHPSMLS; encoded by the exons ATGAATTGCGAAGTTTGTCAgctgaaggaactg GAAGTGGAATCGTTCGAGATACGCGAGGTtctacgct GCATTTTACATACTATTGTCTTTCACCGTGCACTCGGTCTTATCCGCCCTAAAGATATTGATTTGGAGCTCTTTGAGATCACTTAT GTACAATGTGGTGAAATAGAGGTGGAAAAGAAGATTGATGAGACGATAGAGCACTTCATAAGCTGGATTGATAAACACCCCAACAAGAGAAGTCCG ATATGTGTATCCTTTTATGAAGTCAAAAGCAAACAACCGTCTTGGTTCAATAACAAACAACGTTCCTATTGGGAACAATGGTACGTCAATCTCAATGTTCTTCACCAGACTAAATCCCCTTCCCACCACTCCAAACTAGTTATGGACACTGGAG AGGCGAATGAGGAAAGAAGTTCCCGCAGGACACTGCTTGAGCAATCCCTTCAAGAAGTCTTGTTTCAAATCATAAAATTCGTGAATGAGAAAAAGGACCACGTTCCTCCAATCAACGACGGTGTAATCTACTGCCCTTTTGAGATCACTATGCCAAG cTCATCAGACTCAACCTTTGGGATGGATATTTTCAAGAGGATGCTCCACAGTGGTGGCCATCCATCGATGCTCAGTTGA
- the BNAA07G12240D gene encoding autophagy-related protein 101 isoform X2, whose amino-acid sequence MNCEVCQLKELEVESFEIREVLRCILHTIVFHRALGLIRPKDIDLELFEITYVQCGEIEVEKKIDETIEHFISWIDKHPNKRSPICVSFYEVKSKQPSWFNNKQRSYWEQWYVNLNVLHQTKSPSHHSKLVMDTGEANEERSSRRTLLEQSLQEVLFQIIKFVNEKKDHVPPINDGVIYCPFEITMPRCNDP is encoded by the exons ATGAATTGCGAAGTTTGTCAgctgaaggaactg GAAGTGGAATCGTTCGAGATACGCGAGGTtctacgct GCATTTTACATACTATTGTCTTTCACCGTGCACTCGGTCTTATCCGCCCTAAAGATATTGATTTGGAGCTCTTTGAGATCACTTAT GTACAATGTGGTGAAATAGAGGTGGAAAAGAAGATTGATGAGACGATAGAGCACTTCATAAGCTGGATTGATAAACACCCCAACAAGAGAAGTCCG ATATGTGTATCCTTTTATGAAGTCAAAAGCAAACAACCGTCTTGGTTCAATAACAAACAACGTTCCTATTGGGAACAATGGTACGTCAATCTCAATGTTCTTCACCAGACTAAATCCCCTTCCCACCACTCCAAACTAGTTATGGACACTGGAG AGGCGAATGAGGAAAGAAGTTCCCGCAGGACACTGCTTGAGCAATCCCTTCAAGAAGTCTTGTTTCAAATCATAAAATTCGTGAATGAGAAAAAGGACCACGTTCCTCCAATCAACGACGGTGTAATCTACTGCCCTTTTGAGATCACTATGCCAAG GTGCAACGATCCTTAA